Genomic DNA from Acuticoccus sp. MNP-M23:
TGTTGATCCTGCTGGTTATCGCGCGCTTTCTCGTCACCATCGCCAGCTATTCGATCGGCATTGCCGGCGGCATCTTTGCGCCGATCCTGTGTATGGGCACCGCGTTCGGCCTGACGGCGGCGGTGCTGGTCAACGCGCTGCCGCTGGGGATGACGGTGGATCCCGCCGTGTGCGCGGTGATTGCGATGACGGGGCTGTTTTCAGCCACCGTCGGGGCGCCGATGGTGGCTGTCATCATCCTGATGGAGCTGACGGCAGGCTACGTCTATCTGCCGGAGTTGATGGCCTGCTCCATCGCCGCCACGCTGTCCGCCCGCGCGCTGGGCGGCAAGCCCATCTACGAGGTGCTGTTTGCCCGGCGTCTCGACCGGGAGGCCGCCGCGCGCCACAGCCACACCGCCGGAGCCTGAATTCATCCGGCCGCGCTGATGATCTCGAACCGGTCCACGTCCACCAGCCCGCGGTCGGTGATCTTCAGGTGCGGGATGACCGGGAGCGCCAGGAAGGCGAGCTGAAGGAACGGTTCCTCCAGCGTGACGCCGAGGCTGAGGGCGGCCTTGCGCAGCGCAATCAGCTCCGCCGTCACCTCCTCGAACGACAGAAGGCTCATCAAGCCGGCCACCGGCAGGGCCAGTTCCGCCAGCACCTTGCCGCCTTCGGCAACCACGAAACCGCCCTCGATCTCGCCCAGACGGTTGACCGCAAGCGCCATGTCATCGTCGGAAACGCCGACCACGGCGACGTTGTGGTGGTCGTGGCAGACGGTGGAGGCGATGGCGCCCCTTTTCAGGCCGAACCCCTTCACGAAACCCGACGCGATGTTGCCGTTGATGCCGTGCCGCTCCACCACCGCAATGCGCACCAGATCGCGTGCGGTATCCGGCTTCTTGTCGCCGCTCCGGATCGGGATCGTCTCGGTCAGGTGTTCGGTGATGATCTTGCCGGGGATGATGCCGATCACCGGCGTTTCTTCGCGGTTGCCGCCGGCGCGGAAGGACGTGGCGTCCACCTTCGGGGCCCTGGCGGAGTGGCGCCCGGGGGCGGTCAGCGTCTGCCGTGCGGCGAACGCGATGTCGCCGACCACGGTGCCGCCCGCCAGCACCATCCGCGCGTCGCAGGCTTCGAGGCTGCCGAGGGCGACGATGTCGGCGCGTTTGCCGGGTGCGATCAGGCCGCGGTCCTTCAGGCCGAAGGCTTCGGCCGCGGAGAGGGAGGCGGCGCGGTAGGCGGCCAACGGCGAGGCCCCTCGCGCGATGAGGGTGCGGATGATGTAGTCGAGGTGGCCATGTTCGGAAATGTCGAGCGGATTGCGATCGTCGGTGCAAAGGCACAGGTACGGCGCGGTTCGCTCGTTCAGGATTTCGCCCAGAGCGTCAAGGTCCTTGGAGACGGAGCCTTCGCGGATGAGGACGCGCATGCCCTTGCGCAGCTTCTCCAGCGCCTCGGCGGCGGTGGTCGCCTCATGCTCGGTGCGCACCCCGGCGGCAATGTAGCCGTTGAGGCCGCGGCCGGACAGCATCGGGCAATGCCCGTCGATGTGGCCGCCTTCGAAGAGGGCAAGCTTGTCCATCACGCCGGGGTCGCGGTGGATGACGCCGGGGTAGTTCATCATCTCGGCAAGGCCGATATTGCTGGGGTGGGCGTCCAGCGCTGCAAGATCGGCGGCATCCACCGTGGCGCCGGCGGTTTCCATGCTGGTGGACGGCACGCACGACGAGAGCTGGACGAAGATATCCATCACCGTGTGTTCGCTGGCCTCCTGAAAATAGGTGAGGCCCGGAAGGCCGATGACGTTGGTGATCTCGTGGGGATCGCAGATGGCGGTGGTGATGCCGCGCGGCGCCACGCAGCGGTCGAACTCGAATGGCGTGACCAGCGAGGATTCGATGTGGAGGTGCGTGTCGATGAAACCCGGCACGAGAGTGAGGCCGGAGACGTCCAGCGTCTCCTTGCCGTCGTAGGTGTCGCAGGTGCCGACAATGGTGTCGCCGCAAATGGCAACATCGCCGGTCAGATGCTCGCCGGTGACGAGATCGAACACGGTGCCGCCCTTTAGGACGAGGTCGGCCGGTTCGTCGCCGGTGCCCTGTGCGATCCGCCTCTCGATGGTGCTCCGGCTCATGCGTCTACTCCTTTTCGTCGCCGGCAGAGCATAGCAGGTCCGGCGCGAGGATCATGGTCCGGCCCGCGCCGGTGCTGTCAGCGGCCGGCCCAGGCGGCGAGGGCGGCGCGCTCATCGTCGGTGATCTGCGTGACGTTGCCGAGCGGCATGACGTGGGTGTCGACGCTCTGCGCGATGATCTGCGCGGCGTGGGTGCGCATCCGCTCGGGCGTGTCCAGCATGACGCCGCCGGGGGGCGCTGCGATGGCCGCAAAGGTGGGGGCGGCGGCGTGGCAGGGTGCGCAGCGCGCCGAAACGATGCCGAAGGCTGCCGCGTCCAGCGCCGTGTTGAGGCCGCGTTCACCACCGCCCGGCGCCGTGCCGTCGGTGTCGGCGGGAGCTGCGGTCAGCGTGGGGTTCTTGAACTGCGGCAGGGTGGCAAACAGCGCCATGCCGACGGCGAGGGCAAGCGCGGCCGGCCACTGCCACGCGATCCTGATGCCGGTGGCGCCGGTCTCGAAGGTGTTGAACCAGTGGCGGACGATGGCACCCAGGAACAGTGCGATCGCGACAATGATGAAGGCGTGGGCGTGCCCGAACGTGGCCGGGTAGTGGTTGGACAGCATCAGGAAGATGACGGGCAGGGTGAGGTAGTTGTTGTGCGACGAGCGGAGCTTGGCGATGGCGCCGTATTTCGCGTCCGGCACCCGGCCCGCCACGAGGTCCGCCACCACAATTTTCTGGTTGGGAATGATGACGAGGAACACGTTGGCGGCCATCATGGTGGCAATCATCGCGCCCGTCTGCAGGAACGCGGCCTGGCCGGAAAACACCAGCCCGTAAGCCCACGCCGAGGCGGTGATCAGCACGAACAGGAGCCCGAACAGCACCGCAGGCGCGCGCGCGAGCGGCGACCGGCAGAGCCCGTCGTACACGAACCATGCCGCGACCAGGCCGCCTGCGGACAGCGCAATGCCCTGCCAGGGGGCAAGGTCCGCCTTGTCCGGCGCCAGCAGGTAGAGCGAGGCGTTCCAATAATAGACCACCGCGAGGAGGGCAGCGCCGGTCATCCAGGTGGCGTAGGATTCCCATTTGAACCAGTGGAGGTCTTCGGGCATCTGGTCGGGCGCGACGGTGTATTTGCGGATGTGGTAGAAGCCGCCGCCGTGGACGGTCCAGTTGTCGCCCTTCACGCCGTCCGGCATGTTGGCGCGCCGCTTGAGCGATGCGTCCAGCCCCATGAAATAGAAGGACGAGCCGATCCACGAGATCGCCGCCACCACGTGGGCCCAGCGGACGAAGAGGCTCAGAAAGTCTTGCAGCGCTGCCATTTTTTGCTTCCACCACCGGCGGTGCGAGGGATCGGATGGACGCGTTGCGAAATGGATGCGTCCGGCCATACTCTGCCTTCTATGCAAGATAGAGTGCACCGCGCCAATTGCGCCGACCCTGCCCGCCCTTTCCGCAGCACCAACAAAGGGGTGACCCGATGACGCGGGACGACTTCGTTTCCCGGTACGCGTTCGTTTACGAGCACAGCCCCTGGGTGGCCGAACGCGCCTGGGACGGTGGCATCGGCGTGGGCGAGGACCCCGCGCCCGTCTTCCGCCGGGTGGTCGAGCGCGCCGGGGCCGATGCGCAGCGCACCTTGCTCCGCGCGCACCCGGACCTTGCCGGAAGGCTGGGCACGGCCCTCACCGCGCATTCCAGCGCAGAGCAGGCCGGTGCGGGGCTCGACCGTTGCACGCAGGCGGAGTTCGCCGAATTTCAGGCGCTCAACACGCGCTATGTGGCGCAGTTCGGCTTCCCGTTCATCATCGCGGTGAAGGGGCTCGACCGGACGGGCATCCTTAAAGCGTTTCGTGAGCGGGTGGACGGCACGGCGGACGGCGAGTTCCGCGTGGCACTGGACGAGGTGCACAAGATTGCCGGTTTCCGGCTTGCCGCTCTGGCGGCCCCCCCTGCCGTGACCCGCACGGCCGTGCCCATCGACACCGTCCGCAAGATGGCATTCGATGCGCTCTCCCGCGCCGGGGCCAACGAGGCCAACGCTGCCGCCATTGCGGACAATATCGCAGCGGCAGAGCGCGATGGCAGCGAGTCCCACGGGCTCTTCCGGCTGCCGGGCTATGTGAAGGGGCTGGAGCTGGGCAGCCTCAACGGCGCGGCCGATCCCGCCAGGCTTGCGGGGCCGGATGCGGCGCTGCTTGTGGATGGCGACGGCGGGGCCGCTCCGCTCGCCTATGCACGCTTCCTTCCGCAGCTGGCTGACCTTGCATCCGAAAAGGGCGCCGCTGTGCTGGCGCTCCGCAATGCGGTGCACTTTGCCGCCATGTGGCCGGAGGTGGAGGCGCTGGCCGAGCGCGGCCTTGCCGCCTTTGCCGCCACTGCAAACTACCCCTACCTCGCGCCCCACGGCGGGCGGCGGGCGCTTCTGGGCACCAATCCCATTGCATTCGCCTTTCCGCGGCCCGCCGCCCCGCCGCTGGTGTTCGACTTTGCCAGCGCCGCGATGGCCCGCGGCGACGTGATGATTGCCGCGCGCGATGGCCGGCCGGTTCCGTTCGGCGTCGGCGTGGATAAAGACGGGGTGCCGACCACGGACCCTGCGGCGATCCTGGGCGGCGGGGCGCAGCTGGCGTTCGGCGCGCACAAGGGTTCGGCCCTTGCGCTGATGGTGGAATTGCTCGCCGCAGGCTTGGTGGGCGATGTCTTCAGCGATGAGGCGGGCGCGCGGGAGGCCGCAAGCGGCGGCTTGCCAAGGGGCGGTGTGTTCGTGCTGGCGCTGTCGCCGGAGCGTCTCGGCGGGCCGGATGCGCTGGGCCGGGCCGATGCGTTTCTGGCGCGGCTTGCGGCGGAGCCCGGCGTGCGGTTGCCGGGCGCGCGGCGCCACGCGCGCCGTGCGCGGGCGGAGCCTGCCATGGTGGAGGCCGTGCTTTTACGCACCGTGCGGGGGCTGGCGGGCCACTGAGGGCACCGCCTCAAGCCACAGTGCGCAGCCGCCGCAGCGTTGCCATGAAGGCAGGCGCAATCCGGTCGCGCGCCACGTGCCGGCCGCCCCGCACCACATGGCGGCCGGCGCTCCACACATCGCGCACGGCGCCATCGTCGCCGGCAAAAATGTGCGCATCCAGCACCCTGTCACCGGTGAGGCCTGCAAGGCTTGGCGCCGCGCCGTCCAGGGCGACGAGATCGGCAAGGTTGCCGGGGGCAATGGTGCCTGCGCCACGGGCCAGTGCCTGCGCGGCACCAAGGCATGCGCCCTGATAGAGCGTGCGGCCGGAGGACTGGCCGGGGCCCGCCAGCGGGTTGCGCGCCCGGCGGGCGAGCCGCTGGCTGTAGTCCAGCGTGCGCAATTCCTCGGCCAGTGAAATACGCACGTTGCTGTCGGACCCGATGCCGAACCTGCCGCCGGCTTCCTGCACCGCCGCCATCTCGATGATGCCGTCGCCAAGGTTGCTCTCGGTGATGGGGCACAGGCCTGCAACGGCGCCCGCGCGGGCGGCCTCGCCAAGCTCCGCGGCGGTGCCGTGGGTGCAGTGGATCAGCGTCCATTCCGGCGAGAGGTCGACGAGGCTCGCAAGATGCGCCATGGGCCGCGCCCCGGTGTGGGCGAGCACCTCCTCCACCTCCGCGGTCTGCTCGGCAACGTGGATATGCTTGGGGCCGGGCCGCGCGGCAACCCGCGCGATGGCGTCCGCCGGCACGGCGCGCAGCGAATGGGGCGCGACGCCGAGGCGCGTGTCGTCCGGCAGGCCGGCGATGGCCTGCGCGGCCCCCTCCATGAGCGCGGCAAAGCTGTCTTCGGTGCTGGCAAAGCGCCGCTGGCCGCCTTCCAGCGCCCGCCCGTCCAGCCCGCCCTGCATGTAAAGGACGGGAAGCAGGGTGAGGCCCATGCCGGTGGTGCCGGCCGCCGCCGCAATCCGCGCGGCCAGCTCGGCCGGATTGTCGTAGGGCGTGCCGCCGGGCGCATTGTGGAGGTAGTGGAATTCGCCGAGTGCGGCATAGCCGGCCTCCAGCATTTCCATCATCAGGCCGCTTGCGATCACCTCCACGTCGTCCGGGGTGAGAGCCTCCAGAAAGCGGTACATCAGCGCCCGCCAGGACCAGAAATTGTCGTTCCCGGTCTGCTGCTCGGTCAGCCCCGCCATGGCGCGCTGGAAGGCGTGGCTGTGGAGGTTGCCGGGTGCGGGCAACAGAATGTCCACGGTGGGCGGCGCATCGCTGGGTTCAATGGCTTCAACCCGCCCGCCCTCGATGGTGATGGCGACATTGTTGCGCCAACCGTCTTCGGTGAGCGCCTGTGCGGCGATGATGATCTCGCTCACAGGCACCGCCTTGACGCGGCGATAGCCGCGATGTGTTCTGCGTGCCGGGAGGCGGTCGCGATGGACGCTGTCATTACAAGCTCTTCTGTGGCCACCATGACGGGCGATGGCCCGCGCTACGGCCTTATCAAAGACGGCGCGGTCGTCATCGACAAGGGGCATGTGGCCTGGGTCGGCCCGCGCACCGCTTTGCCGGAAGAAGCCGCCGCCGTGCCGGTGACCGATTTTGGCGACGCGCTGATAACCCCCGCGCTGATTGACTGCCACACCCACATCGTGTTCGCCGGCAACCGCGCGGGCGAGTTCGAGGCACGGCTGGAGGGCGCCAGCTACGAGGAGGTGGCGACGGCCGGTGGTGGCATCGTCTCCACCATGCGCGCGGTGCGGGAGACGAGCGAGGAGACGCTCCTTGCCGAAAGCCTGCCGCGGGTGGACGCGCTTCTGGCCGAAGGCGTCGGCGTTCTGGAGATCAAATCGGGCTACGGTCTCACCATTGCGGACGAGTTGAAGATGCTGCGCGTTGCCCGGCGGATCGGCGAGGTGCGCCAGGTGAAGGTGCTGACCTCGTGGCTGGCCGCCCACGCCCGTCCGCCCGAATATGACAGCAACGACCGCTACATAGACGAAGTGGTCCTGCCCGGACTGGACGAAGCGGTCGGCGGCGGTCTGGTGGATGCCGTGGACGGCTTTTGCGAGGGGATCGCGTTTTCCGCCGAGGAGATGGGCCGGGTGTTCGACCATGCCGCGTCGCACGGCCTGCCGGTAAAACTCCATGCCGAGCAATTGTCGGACAGCGGCGGTACGGCGCTGGTGGCGCACCGCAAGGGCCTTTCGGCGGACCATCTGGAGCACCTGAACGAAGCCGATGCCGCGGCGCTGGGACCGGCGGGCACGGTGGCGGTGCTGCTGCCCGGCGCCTGCTACACGCTGCGCCAGAGCGAATTGCCGCCGGTCGACCTTCTGCGCCGCTACGGCGCGCGCATGGCGGTGGCGACCGACTGCAACCCCGGCTCATCGCCGCTCACGTCGCTTCTGCTGGCCATGAACATGGCGGCAACGCTGTTCCGTCTCACGCCGGAGGAGGCGCTGGCCGGCACCACCCGGCATGCCGCCCACGCGCTCGGGCTTCAGGCAACCCACGGCACCCTTGCACCCGGCAAGGCGGCCGAGCTTGCCGTCTGGGCCGTGCAGGACCCGGCGGAGCTCGTCTACCGGATCGGTTTCAACCCGCTGATCAAGCGGATGGCAGCGGGAGCCTGGGTTTGATCCCGGCCCCTTCCTTGCAATGGCGCTCCCCATGAATTTGACACTCGAGACCCTCCGCGCGCTCTATTTCGGTGCCGCCATCCCGCCGCTGCTCGACGGCGCGCGGGCGCGGGTGGACGCGTCGGCTGCGGTGATCGCAGAGGCGGCGCGGGGCAAGGCGCCGGTCTACGGCGTCAACACAGGGTTCGGGAAGCTCGCCAGCCGGCGAATCGATGCTGCCGACACCGAGACGCTGCAACGCAACATCATCCTGTCCCACGCGGCAGGGGTGGGCGACCCGCTGCCGCCCGCCGTGGTGCGGCTGGTGCTGGCCACCAAGGTCGCAAGCCTTGCCGTCGGCGCGTCGGGGGTGCGGTGGCAGACGTTGCAGCTCATCCAGCAGATGCTGGAGCGGGACTGCCTGCCGGTCATTCCGGGGCAGGGTTCAGTGGGCGCGTCCGGCGATCTGGCGCCGCTGGCCCACATGGCTGCGGCAATGATCGGTGTCGGCACCGTCACCTTCGAGGGGCGTGTCCGCCCTGCGGTGGAGGGGCTCGGCGCTGCCGGCCTTGCGCCGGTCACGCTGGGGCCCAAGGAAGGCCTCGGCCTCATCAACGGCACACAGGTGTCCACCGCGCTGGCGCTGGCGGGCCTGTTCGAGACCCACCTCCTTTGCGAAGCCTCGGTGGTGACGGGCGCCATGTCCACCGATGCGGCGATGGGCTCCGAGGCGCCGTTTCGCGCCGCTATTCATGCCCTCCGCGGCCACCGCGGCCAGATTGACGTTGCGGCCCGCCTCTACGGGTTGATCGAGGGGTCCGAGATCCGCGACAGCCATCTGGAGGGCGACGAGCGGGTGCAGGACCCCTATTGCCTGCGCTGTCAGCCGCAGGTGGCGGGCGCCTGCCTCGACATTCTCCGCTTCACCGCGGCCACGCTGGAGCGCGAGGCCAATGCGGTGACCGACAACCCGCTGGTGCTGGACGATGGCTCGATCGTTTCGGGCGGAAACTTCCACGCCGAGCCGGTGGCGTTCGCCGCCGACCAGATTGCGCTGGCCATTGCCGAGCTCGGGTCGATTGCGCAGCGGCGGATCGCGCTTCTGGTGGACCCGGCGCTGTCGTTCGGGCTGCCGGCCTTTCTCACCCCATCGCCGGGGCTGAACTCCGGGCTGATGATTGCCGAGGTGACATCGGCGGCGCTGATGAGCGAGAACCGGCAGCGCGCGGCCCCCGCCTCGATCGATTCCACCCCCACGTCCGCGAACCAGGAGGACCATGTGTCCATGGCCTGTCACGGCGCACGCCGCCTTCTGCCCATGAGCCGGAACCTTGCCGGAATTGTCGCCGTGGAGGCGCTGGCCGCGGCGCAGGGGATCGACCTGCGCGCCCCGCTGAAGAGCAGCCCGAAGCTTGAGCGCGCCAAGGACGCGATCCGCGCGGTTGTGCCCAAGCTCGAAGAAGACCGGCTTATCGCGCCCGACATCGAGGCATCGCGGGACATTCTGGGCACCCTTGCCGCAGCGGCCGGGATGGAGACGCTGGCGCTGGAGGCGAGCGCGTGAGCGCCGCCGGCCGCATGGGCCACAACAGGCCCCCCGTCCACGCCGCGCGCGGGCCGGACCGAACGTGCCGCACATGGGGCGCCGAGGCGGCGCTGCGGATGCTGCACAACAATCTCGACCCGGCTGTTGCGGAGAACCCGGCCGAGCTGGTGGTTTATGGCGGGATCGGCCGCGCCGCGCGCACATGGGACGATTTCGACCGGATCAGCGCCGCCCTGAAGACGCTGGGCGAGGAAGAGACGCTGCTTGTCCAGTCCGGCAAGCCGGTGGGCGTGTTCCGCACCCATGCCGACGCGCCGCGCGTGCTCATCGCCAACTCCAATCTCGTGCCGGAATGGGCAAACTGGGCGCATTTTCACAAGCTCGATCGCGCCGGGCTGATGATGTACGGCCAGATGACGGCGGGTTCGTGGATCTACATCGGCACGCAGGGGATTGTGCAGGGCACCTTCGAGACCTTTGCGGAGGCCGGCCGCCAGCATTATGGCGGCGATCTGACCGGCCGCTGGATCCTCACCGCAGGGCTTGGCGGCATGGGCGGTGCGCAGCCGCTGGCTGCCGTGATGGCCGGCGCCTGCTGCCTCGCCGTGGAGTGCGACAGCACCCGGATCGATTTTCGCCTGCGCACCCGCTACCTCGACGAGCGCGCCGAAACGCTGGACGAGGCGCTTGCCATCATCGACCGCTGGACGGCGGCGGGGGAGGCAAAGTCCGTCGGGCTTCTCGGCAATGCGGCGGACGTTTTTGCCGAGCTTGTCGCCCGCGGCGTGAAGCCGGACATGGTGACCGACCAGACCTCCGCCCACGACCCGGTGAACGGCTACCTGCCCCAAGACTGGACGATGGACGAATGGCGCGAAAAGCGCACCAGCGACCCCGATGCGGTGGAGCTTGCGTCCCGCGCGTCGATGAAGGTGCACGTTGCCGCGATGGTCGCGTTCCACAAGGCCGGCGTGCCGACGCTCGACTATGGCAACAATATCCGGCAGGTGGCGAAGGACGAGGGGCTGGCGGACGCGTTCGCCTTTCCGGGCTTCGTCCCGGCCTATATCCGCCCGCTGTTTTGCCGCGGGATCGGCCCGTTCCGCTGGGTGGCGCTCTCCGGCGACCCGGAGGACATCTACCGCACCGACCAGCGCGTGAAGGCGTTGATGCCGGATGACACGCACCTCCATACCTGGCTGGACATGGCGCGCGAGCGGATCGAATTTCAGGGCCTTCCGGCGCGGATCTGCTGGGTGGGCCTCGGCGATCGCCACCGGCTCGGGATGGCGTTCAACGAGATGGTGGCCAATGGCGAGGTGTCGGCCCCCATCGTGATCGGCCGCGACCACCTGGATTCCGGCTCCGTCGCGTCCCCCAACCGCGAGACCGAAGCCATGAAGGACGGTTCGGACGCCGTGTCCGACTGGCCGCTGCTGAACGCGCTTCTCAACACCGCATCCGGCGCGACCTGGGTGTCGCTCCACCACGGCGGCGGCGTGGGGATGGGGTATTCCCAGCATGCGGGGATGGTGGTGGTGGCCGACGGCACACCGGAGGCAGCGCGGCGGTTGGAGCGCGTTCTGTGGAACGACCCCGCCACCGGCGTCATGCGCCACGCCGATGCGGGCTACGACATTGCGCTGGACGTCGCGCGGGAGAAGGGGCTGGTGCTGCCGGGCATCCTGCCCTGACAGCGAGTCAGGATGGCGGCCGGTCCGCAAATGCGCGGCTTGAAAGCGAAACGCTGTTGCCCGACGGGTCCTTGAGGTTCGCAAACCGGTAGCCACCGCCATCGTGCAGCGGGCCAACCTCGATGCCCCTGGCGATCAGCGCATCCCGCGCCGTCTCGACGTCCGGCGTGTCGAACACCAGCTTCACCAGCGCCTGGCCTTCGCGCTGACCCTTGCCTGCCGGATGCAGAAGCAGCGTGAGCCCGCCGGCAGGGGGGCAAAGCTCGACAATGCGGTCATCGGCCCGGTGGATCGCCTCGTAGCCGAAGGCATTGCCGTAAAACGCAGCCATCTCCGGCATCTTCTTGGTGTAGATGACGATGCGGTGGATGGCGGGGATCATGGGCGGCGGTCCGGTTTCGGCACGGCTGGCGGGCCGTGCCCGCCGCCCCGTTGGCGCGAGGCCGGAGCCTCGCGCCATACGCTCATTTCTTCTGCGCTTTGGCGCGCTCGATGGCGGCGACCACCTTTTCCTTGGCGACGTTCTCATCCGCCCAGCCGACGATCTTGACCCACTTGTTGGGCTCAAGATCCTTGTAGTGGGTGAAGAAGTGCTCGATCTGCTGCAACGTGATGTCCGGCACGTCGGAGAAGGTCCTGATCTTCTCGTAACGCAGCGTCAGCCGGTTGGTCGGCACGGCGAGAATTTTCTCGTCCTCGCCGCTTTCGTCCGCCATCTGCAGGACGCCGATGGGCCGCGCGCTCATGACTGCGCCGGGCACGATGGGGCGCGTGGAGGCAATCATCACGTCGATCGGGTCGCCGTCGTCCGACAGGGTGTGCGGGACAAAGCCGTAGTTCACCGGGTAGCGCATCGGCGTGTAGAGGAAGCGATCGACCCAGAGCGCGCCGGATTCCTTGTCCATCTCGTACTTGATCGGCTCCCCGCCAACGGGGACCTCGATGATGAC
This window encodes:
- the ppa gene encoding inorganic diphosphatase, which gives rise to MRIDAIPIGKNPPEDFNVIIEVPVGGEPIKYEMDKESGALWVDRFLYTPMRYPVNYGFVPHTLSDDGDPIDVMIASTRPIVPGAVMSARPIGVLQMADESGEDEKILAVPTNRLTLRYEKIRTFSDVPDITLQQIEHFFTHYKDLEPNKWVKIVGWADENVAKEKVVAAIERAKAQKK